Proteins encoded in a region of the Ancylomarina subtilis genome:
- the ruvA gene encoding Holliday junction branch migration protein RuvA yields the protein MFEYIKGDINELTPTNVVIENHGMGYIINISLNTYSQLSGHKSTQLYLHQVIRDDAHLFFGFKDLKEREIFRLLISVSGVGANTARMMLSSLTADEIKKAIFSNNSKTLQDVKGIGAKTAQRIIIELKDKIGKEDEMGEIVLLQDNTIREEALSALIMLGFAKNSIAKVLDKIIKVNSPANVEELIKLALKQL from the coding sequence ATGTTTGAATATATCAAAGGTGATATAAATGAATTGACCCCTACGAATGTGGTTATCGAGAATCATGGTATGGGGTATATTATTAATATATCACTAAATACATACTCTCAGCTTTCTGGTCATAAATCCACTCAATTGTATTTGCATCAGGTTATTCGTGATGATGCTCATCTTTTCTTTGGATTTAAAGATTTGAAGGAGAGAGAAATCTTTCGTTTGTTGATTTCTGTTTCAGGGGTTGGTGCAAATACAGCCAGAATGATGCTTTCGTCACTAACTGCTGATGAAATTAAGAAGGCCATTTTTTCTAATAATTCCAAAACATTGCAGGATGTTAAAGGAATTGGAGCGAAAACGGCACAACGAATTATTATTGAACTTAAAGATAAGATTGGGAAAGAAGATGAAATGGGCGAAATTGTATTGCTTCAGGACAATACAATTCGTGAAGAAGCGTTATCTGCTTTAATAATGCTTGGTTTTGCTAAAAATTCTATTGCCAAAGTACTTGACAAAATTATTAAAGTAAATTCCCCGGCAAATGTTGAGGAGTTAATTAAATTGGCTTTGAAACAGCTGTAA